One genomic segment of Micromonospora sp. WMMC415 includes these proteins:
- the sucC gene encoding ADP-forming succinate--CoA ligase subunit beta, with protein sequence MDLYEYQGRDLFERHGLPVLAGGVATTPEEARAIAERLGGRVVVKAQVKVGGRGKAGGVKLAEGAEETVARATDILGMDIKGHTVHKVMITVTADVAEEYYFSYLLDRANRTFLCIASVAGGMDIEQVAAETPEKVVKAPIDANTGVDEAKAREIVVAAGFPAEVADQVVEVAVGLWKAFVAEDATLVEVNPLAKTGEGKLLLLDAKVTLDENAAFRHPDHEALVDQAAVDPLEQAATEKDLNYVKLDGEVGIIGNGAGLVMSTLDVVAYAGERHGGVKPANFLDIGGGASAAVMANGLEIVLSDPSVRSVFVNVFGGITACDEVANGIVQALALLEQRGEKVTKPLVVRLDGNNAEAGRAILDGANNPLVQRVDTMDGAAERAAELAAAGV encoded by the coding sequence GTGGACCTGTACGAGTACCAGGGGCGGGACCTGTTCGAGCGGCACGGGTTGCCCGTGCTCGCCGGCGGCGTCGCCACGACCCCGGAGGAGGCCCGCGCGATCGCCGAACGCCTCGGCGGTCGGGTGGTCGTCAAGGCGCAGGTGAAGGTCGGCGGCCGGGGCAAGGCCGGCGGTGTGAAGCTGGCCGAGGGCGCGGAGGAGACGGTGGCCCGGGCCACCGACATCCTCGGCATGGACATCAAGGGGCACACCGTCCACAAGGTCATGATCACCGTGACCGCGGACGTGGCCGAGGAGTACTACTTCTCCTACCTGCTGGACCGGGCGAACCGTACCTTCCTCTGCATCGCCAGCGTGGCCGGCGGCATGGACATCGAGCAGGTCGCCGCCGAGACCCCGGAGAAGGTCGTCAAGGCCCCGATCGACGCGAACACCGGCGTCGACGAGGCGAAGGCGCGCGAGATCGTCGTCGCCGCCGGCTTCCCGGCCGAGGTCGCCGACCAGGTCGTCGAGGTCGCCGTGGGCCTGTGGAAGGCCTTCGTCGCCGAGGACGCCACGCTGGTCGAGGTGAACCCGCTGGCGAAGACCGGCGAGGGCAAGCTGCTGCTGCTCGACGCCAAGGTGACCCTGGACGAGAACGCCGCCTTCCGGCACCCGGACCACGAGGCGCTGGTCGACCAGGCCGCGGTGGACCCGCTGGAGCAGGCCGCCACGGAGAAGGACCTCAACTACGTCAAGCTCGACGGCGAGGTCGGCATCATCGGCAACGGCGCGGGTCTGGTCATGTCGACCCTCGACGTGGTCGCGTACGCCGGTGAGCGGCACGGCGGCGTCAAGCCGGCCAACTTCCTCGACATCGGCGGCGGCGCGAGCGCGGCCGTGATGGCCAACGGCCTGGAGATCGTGCTGTCCGACCCGTCGGTCAGGAGCGTCTTCGTCAACGTCTTCGGCGGCATCACCGCCTGCGACGAGGTCGCCAACGGAATCGTGCAGGCGCTGGCCCTGCTCGAGCAGCGTGGCGAGAAGGTCACCAAGCCGCTGGTCGTCCGCCTCGACGGCAACAACGCCGAGGCCGGTCGGGCGATCCTCGACGGCGCGAACAACCCGCTCGTGCAGCGGGTCGACACGATGGACGGCGCGGCCGAGCGGGCCGCCGAGCTGGCCGCTGCGGGGGTCTGA
- a CDS encoding cobalamin B12-binding domain-containing protein, translating into MSSRVRVVVAKPGLDGHDRGAKVVARALRDAGMEVIYTGLHQTPEQIVETAIQEDADAVGLSVLSGAHMTLFRKVLELLGERDARDIVVFGGGIIPDADIPELEKLGVAKIFTPGATTQSIVEWVRQNVAQPVG; encoded by the coding sequence ATGAGCTCTCGTGTTCGGGTCGTCGTCGCCAAGCCGGGCCTGGACGGCCACGACCGTGGCGCCAAGGTCGTCGCGCGTGCCCTCCGGGACGCCGGCATGGAGGTCATCTACACCGGTCTGCACCAGACCCCCGAGCAGATCGTCGAGACGGCGATCCAGGAGGACGCCGACGCCGTCGGGCTCTCCGTTCTCTCCGGGGCGCACATGACGCTCTTCCGCAAGGTGCTGGAGCTGCTCGGCGAGCGGGACGCGCGGGACATCGTCGTGTTCGGCGGCGGCATCATCCCGGACGCCGACATCCCGGAGCTGGAGAAGCTCGGGGTCGCCAAGATCTTCACGCCGGGGGCGACCACCCAGTCGATCGTGGAGTGGGTCCGGCAGAACGTGGCGCAGCCGGTCGGCTGA
- a CDS encoding CD225/dispanin family protein, which translates to MQPGYPPQQPAPVDNNMTMSIVSIFLFWPLAIPAIINASKVNPLLQQGDYAGAQAAAAESKKWSKWALIVGIVIWGVTILCCLASFALSGSTANSL; encoded by the coding sequence ATGCAGCCCGGATACCCGCCCCAGCAGCCGGCCCCGGTCGACAACAACATGACGATGTCGATCGTCTCGATCTTCCTGTTCTGGCCGCTGGCCATCCCCGCCATCATCAACGCCAGCAAGGTCAACCCGCTGCTCCAGCAGGGTGACTACGCGGGCGCCCAGGCCGCCGCGGCGGAGTCGAAGAAGTGGTCCAAGTGGGCGCTCATCGTCGGCATCGTCATCTGGGGCGTCACCATCCTGTGCTGCCTGGCCTCCTTCGCGCTGAGCGGCAGCACCGCCAACAGCCTCTGA
- a CDS encoding DUF6350 family protein has protein sequence MSFVTPDQPSRPTEVGPRPPGRPGAARRIPAPRAGEPPRRRPPLAVAAGVAAAGAAFTSWLPVAVVLWLVQLSEGAATVPGAVRAGLAGWLLGHGVPLTTDAGPLGLAPLALTLLAVWRLTRAGVHTSRAIGARGSRSPRRALVAAGAVGVAYAVLGVLAALLVAAGGPGVSPVRAGLTLAVVGTLAALVGAARTTGVAHLLAERAPLPLRDGVRAGLVAGLLLLAAGAGAAGLSVATGGGDAADLIGAYRTGVAGQAGITLVSLAYAPNAAVWSASYLLGPGFAVGTDTAVRTSEVSVGALPAVPLVAGLPGGPVDGPATALLAIPVLAGMVAGWLLARRVFRLAADEKAPLPWAPLLRRAVLAGPVAGLLAGLAAAASAGPLGGGRLADIGPVPWHVAAVATAVTGVGVLLGAAATRVLSRP, from the coding sequence ATGTCGTTCGTCACCCCCGATCAGCCCAGCCGACCCACGGAGGTGGGCCCGCGGCCACCCGGGCGCCCCGGGGCGGCCCGGCGGATCCCCGCACCGCGCGCCGGCGAGCCGCCCCGCCGCCGGCCGCCCCTCGCCGTCGCCGCCGGGGTCGCCGCCGCCGGGGCAGCGTTCACCTCCTGGCTGCCGGTCGCGGTGGTGCTCTGGCTCGTCCAGCTCAGCGAGGGGGCCGCGACCGTGCCGGGTGCGGTCCGTGCCGGGCTGGCCGGCTGGCTCCTCGGGCACGGTGTCCCGTTGACGACCGACGCCGGGCCGCTCGGTCTCGCCCCGCTCGCCCTGACCTTGCTCGCCGTCTGGCGGCTCACCCGCGCCGGAGTGCACACCAGCCGCGCGATCGGCGCGCGCGGCAGCCGCTCCCCACGGCGGGCGCTCGTCGCCGCCGGCGCGGTCGGTGTCGCGTACGCCGTGCTCGGCGTGCTCGCCGCGCTGCTGGTGGCGGCCGGCGGGCCGGGGGTGTCGCCGGTGCGGGCGGGGCTGACGCTGGCCGTCGTCGGCACGCTCGCCGCCCTGGTCGGCGCCGCCCGCACGACCGGCGTCGCCCACCTGCTCGCCGAGCGGGCGCCGCTGCCGCTGCGCGACGGAGTTCGGGCCGGCCTGGTCGCCGGGCTGCTGCTGCTCGCGGCCGGGGCCGGTGCGGCGGGCCTCTCGGTGGCGACCGGGGGTGGTGACGCGGCCGACCTGATCGGGGCGTACCGGACCGGAGTGGCCGGCCAGGCGGGCATCACGCTGGTCAGCCTGGCGTACGCCCCGAACGCCGCCGTCTGGTCGGCCAGTTACCTGCTCGGTCCCGGTTTCGCCGTCGGCACCGACACGGCCGTCCGGACGAGCGAGGTGTCAGTGGGCGCGCTGCCGGCCGTGCCGCTCGTGGCCGGGCTTCCCGGGGGGCCGGTCGACGGGCCCGCCACCGCGCTGCTCGCGATACCGGTGCTGGCCGGCATGGTGGCGGGCTGGTTGCTGGCCCGCCGGGTGTTCCGGCTCGCCGCAGACGAGAAGGCGCCGCTGCCCTGGGCGCCCCTGCTCCGGCGGGCGGTGCTGGCCGGGCCCGTCGCGGGCCTGCTGGCCGGCCTCGCCGCGGCGGCCTCCGCCGGGCCGCTGGGCGGCGGCCGACTCGCCGACATCGGCCCGGTGCCGTGGCACGTGGCGGCCGTCGCGACCGCGGTGACCGGGGTCGGCGTGCTGCTCGGTGCCGCCGCCACCCGGGTCCTCTCCCGCCCCTGA
- a CDS encoding DUF4190 domain-containing protein has translation MNAPYPPPPPPPAGGRDRTTLWGVLGIITGLLCCGILGIVFGYLSIRDARRFGQSPVLGWLAIAFGVINIIGSGILWAGGNYPLYND, from the coding sequence GTGAACGCTCCCTACCCACCGCCCCCACCCCCACCGGCGGGTGGCCGGGACCGGACCACCCTCTGGGGCGTGCTCGGCATCATCACCGGCCTGCTCTGTTGCGGCATCCTGGGGATCGTCTTCGGCTACCTGTCGATCCGCGACGCCCGCCGCTTCGGTCAGTCGCCGGTGCTGGGCTGGCTGGCCATAGCCTTCGGCGTGATCAACATCATCGGGAGCGGCATCCTCTGGGCCGGCGGCAACTATCCGCTCTACAACGACTGA
- a CDS encoding ABC transporter ATP-binding protein produces MTQSAVHPTPASPTPEGGHLLEVRDLHVEFRTTEGVAKVINGVSYHLDAGETLAVLGESGSGKSVTAQAIMGILDTPPAVIRSGQILYRGRDLLTQSEEQRRQVRGKEIAMIFQDALSALNPTFPVGWQIGETLRQRAGMSRADARRRAIELMDLVKIPAAANRLGDYPHQFSGGMRQRVMISMALAMNPKVLIADEPTTALDVTVQAQIMDLLADLRRDLDMAMILITHDLGVVAGVADRIAVMYAGRIVEHADVRSLYRAPAHPYTKGLLESIPRMDVRGQQLSTIRGLPPNLMRIPSGCPFHPRCPYVQQVCVDVVPHDLVLGDGRTSACHFAQEVRDDSAR; encoded by the coding sequence ATGACCCAGTCCGCTGTCCACCCCACCCCGGCCTCCCCCACCCCGGAGGGCGGTCACCTGCTCGAGGTGCGGGACCTGCACGTCGAGTTCCGCACCACCGAGGGCGTGGCGAAGGTGATCAACGGCGTCTCGTACCACCTGGACGCCGGTGAGACCCTCGCCGTCCTGGGCGAGTCCGGCTCCGGCAAGTCCGTCACCGCCCAGGCGATCATGGGGATCCTCGACACCCCGCCCGCGGTGATCCGCTCCGGCCAGATCCTCTACCGGGGCCGGGACCTCCTCACCCAGTCCGAGGAGCAGCGCCGGCAGGTACGGGGCAAGGAGATCGCGATGATCTTCCAGGACGCCCTGTCCGCGCTGAACCCGACCTTCCCGGTGGGTTGGCAGATCGGCGAGACGCTGCGCCAGCGCGCTGGCATGTCCCGCGCGGACGCCCGCCGCCGCGCGATCGAGCTGATGGACCTGGTGAAGATCCCGGCCGCCGCCAACCGGCTCGGCGACTACCCGCACCAGTTCTCCGGCGGCATGCGGCAACGCGTCATGATCTCCATGGCGCTGGCGATGAACCCCAAGGTCCTCATCGCCGACGAGCCGACCACGGCGCTGGACGTGACGGTGCAGGCCCAGATCATGGACCTGCTCGCCGACCTGCGCCGCGACCTCGACATGGCGATGATCCTCATCACCCACGACCTCGGCGTGGTCGCCGGCGTCGCGGACCGGATCGCCGTCATGTACGCGGGCCGCATCGTCGAGCACGCCGACGTGCGGTCGCTGTACCGGGCGCCCGCCCACCCGTACACCAAGGGGCTGCTGGAGTCGATTCCGCGGATGGACGTCCGCGGCCAGCAGCTGTCGACGATCCGGGGTCTGCCGCCGAACCTGATGCGGATTCCGTCCGGCTGCCCGTTCCACCCCCGGTGCCCGTACGTCCAGCAGGTCTGCGTGGACGTCGTGCCGCACGACCTGGTCCTCGGCGACGGCCGGACCAGCGCGTGCCACTTCGCGCAGGAGGTCCGTGATGACAGCGCCCGCTAG
- a CDS encoding M23 family metallopeptidase — translation MRQRLSSEPDRYRGRRRVPTPPRSRYAAVVTTAFVGAGGVALLAGALPDAKSVNPSVLDELKAASTLSQDAADRADAADRATRGNTRGGAEAEPEVWLLPLQGYDFNSPYGVRWGKLHTGVDLVAPEGTPYVAIHDGTVTKAGWFGGYGYTVIVRHADGSEAIYGHSSAVTVKEGQQVKAGDQLGLVGNTGHSYGSHLHLEIHVKGEPLDPVPWLKERGVDIKLQVEAIYNEVAAS, via the coding sequence GTGCGCCAGCGCCTGTCGTCTGAGCCCGATCGATATCGCGGTCGCCGCCGCGTACCCACCCCGCCGCGGAGCCGTTACGCCGCCGTCGTCACCACCGCTTTCGTCGGTGCCGGCGGGGTCGCGCTCCTCGCGGGCGCCCTGCCGGACGCCAAGAGCGTCAACCCGTCGGTCCTCGACGAGTTGAAGGCCGCGTCCACGCTGAGCCAGGACGCCGCCGACCGCGCCGACGCCGCGGACCGCGCGACGCGTGGCAACACCCGCGGCGGCGCCGAGGCCGAGCCCGAGGTCTGGCTGCTCCCCCTCCAGGGTTACGACTTCAACTCGCCCTACGGAGTGCGCTGGGGCAAGTTGCACACCGGCGTCGACCTGGTCGCCCCCGAGGGCACCCCCTACGTCGCCATCCACGACGGCACCGTCACCAAGGCCGGCTGGTTCGGCGGGTACGGCTACACGGTGATCGTCCGCCACGCCGACGGCAGCGAGGCCATCTACGGCCACTCCTCCGCGGTGACGGTCAAGGAGGGCCAGCAGGTCAAGGCGGGAGACCAGCTCGGCCTGGTCGGCAACACCGGCCACTCCTACGGCTCCCACCTGCACCTGGAGATCCATGTCAAGGGCGAGCCGCTCGACCCGGTGCCATGGCTCAAGGAACGCGGAGTGGACATCAAGCTCCAGGTGGAGGCAATCTACAACGAGGTTGCCGCCTCCTGA
- the sucD gene encoding succinate--CoA ligase subunit alpha: MAIWLTKDSKVIVQGMTGSEGSKHTRRMLAAGTNVVGGVNPRKAGTTVDFDGTELPVFANVADAMKETGADVTVIFVPPQFTKGAVIEAIDAGIPLAVVITEGVPVHDTAAFWAYNVAQGERTRIIGPNCPGIASPGASNAGIIPADITGTGRIGLVSKSGTLTYQMMYELRDIGFSTCVGIGGDPIIGTTHIDALAAFEADPDTDAIVMIGEIGGDAEERAAEFIKANVTKPVVGYIAGFTAPPGKTMGHAGAIISGSAGTADAKKAALEAVGVKVGKTPTETAKLMREIMSAG, translated from the coding sequence ATGGCGATCTGGCTGACCAAGGACTCGAAGGTCATCGTTCAGGGGATGACCGGTTCCGAGGGTTCCAAGCACACCCGGCGGATGCTCGCCGCGGGCACCAACGTCGTCGGCGGCGTGAACCCGCGCAAGGCGGGCACCACCGTGGACTTCGACGGCACCGAGCTGCCGGTCTTCGCGAACGTCGCGGACGCCATGAAGGAGACCGGCGCCGACGTGACGGTCATCTTCGTGCCGCCGCAGTTCACCAAGGGCGCGGTGATCGAGGCGATCGACGCCGGCATCCCGCTGGCCGTGGTGATCACCGAGGGCGTGCCGGTGCACGACACCGCCGCCTTCTGGGCGTACAACGTGGCGCAGGGCGAGCGGACCCGGATCATCGGCCCGAACTGCCCCGGCATCGCCTCGCCGGGCGCCTCCAACGCCGGCATCATCCCGGCCGACATCACCGGCACCGGCCGGATCGGCCTGGTCAGCAAGAGCGGCACGCTGACCTACCAGATGATGTACGAGCTGCGCGACATCGGCTTCTCCACCTGCGTCGGCATCGGCGGTGACCCGATCATCGGCACCACCCACATCGACGCGCTGGCCGCGTTCGAGGCCGACCCGGACACCGACGCGATCGTCATGATCGGTGAGATCGGTGGCGACGCCGAGGAACGGGCCGCGGAGTTCATCAAGGCGAACGTGACCAAGCCGGTGGTCGGCTACATCGCCGGCTTCACCGCGCCGCCCGGCAAGACCATGGGGCACGCGGGCGCCATCATCTCCGGCTCGGCCGGCACGGCCGACGCCAAGAAGGCCGCGCTCGAGGCGGTCGGCGTCAAGGTCGGCAAGACCCCGACCGAGACCGCGAAGCTGATGCGGGAGATCATGTCGGCGGGCTGA
- a CDS encoding ABC transporter permease: MSDFETVAASEDQAARRGPSGEPGAPNQVGGTSTVTGRPRSLAGDAWRDLRRKPIFWISLALVVLVTAMAAVPGLFTGNDPTNCVLARQHAAPSGGAILGYDFQGCDTYARAVYGARASLLVGALSALLTGLVALTVGMLAGYFGRWVDAILSRVIDIVLGIPLLLAAIVLLKRVASDSSTVRIASVIFVLAVLGWTTAARVVRSSVITAKEQDYVAAARMLGASNGRIMWRHILPNALAPAVVVLTIALGSFIAAEATLSFLGIGLREPTISWGIDINNGRVHMRESATPLIVPSTFLALTVLAFIMLGDAIRDAFDPKLR, encoded by the coding sequence ATGAGTGATTTCGAAACCGTGGCGGCGTCGGAGGACCAGGCCGCACGGCGGGGGCCCTCCGGCGAGCCGGGCGCCCCGAACCAGGTCGGCGGCACCTCGACCGTCACCGGCCGTCCCCGTAGCCTGGCCGGCGACGCCTGGCGCGACCTGCGCCGCAAGCCGATCTTCTGGATCAGCCTCGCGCTGGTCGTGCTGGTCACCGCGATGGCCGCGGTGCCCGGCCTGTTCACCGGCAACGACCCGACCAACTGCGTCCTCGCGCGGCAGCACGCCGCGCCGTCCGGCGGCGCCATCCTCGGGTACGACTTCCAGGGCTGCGACACCTACGCCCGGGCGGTGTACGGCGCCCGCGCCTCGCTCCTGGTGGGCGCACTCTCCGCGCTGCTCACCGGGCTGGTCGCGCTCACCGTCGGGATGCTCGCCGGCTACTTCGGCCGATGGGTCGACGCGATCCTCTCCCGCGTGATCGACATCGTGCTCGGCATCCCGCTGCTGCTCGCCGCGATCGTCCTGCTCAAGCGGGTCGCCAGCGACAGCTCGACGGTCCGGATCGCCTCCGTCATCTTCGTGCTGGCGGTGCTCGGCTGGACCACGGCGGCCCGGGTGGTCCGCTCGTCGGTGATCACCGCCAAGGAGCAGGACTACGTCGCCGCCGCCCGGATGCTCGGCGCGAGCAACGGCCGGATCATGTGGCGACACATCCTGCCCAACGCGCTCGCCCCCGCCGTCGTGGTGCTGACCATCGCGCTCGGCTCGTTCATCGCCGCCGAGGCGACGCTGTCCTTCCTCGGCATCGGCCTGAGGGAGCCGACGATCTCCTGGGGCATCGACATCAACAACGGCCGGGTGCACATGCGGGAGTCGGCGACCCCACTGATCGTCCCGTCGACCTTCCTCGCGCTGACCGTCCTGGCGTTCATCATGCTCGGCGACGCGATCCGTGACGCCTTCGACCCGAAGCTCCGGTGA
- a CDS encoding ABC transporter ATP-binding protein: protein MTAPASPTKVRGETILAVENLVKHFPITRGVVFQKQVGAVKAVDGVSFELRRGETLGIVGESGCGKSTLARLLMRLETPTSGKATLEGRDLFKASGAELRRLRRNMQMVLQDPYTSLNPRMTVGDIIGEPFEIHPEAAPKGSRQRRVQELLDVVGLNPEHINRYPHQFSGGQRQRIGIARALALRPEVIVCDEPVSALDVSIQAQVINLLEQLQDELGLSYIFIAHDLSVVRHISDRVAVMYLGRIVEIGTEDEIYERATHPYTQALLSAVPVPDPEQRDNRNMIRLVGDVPSPANPPSGCHFRTRCWKAQEVCAAEDPAAVPRAADPHPSACHFAELRT from the coding sequence ATGACAGCGCCCGCTAGCCCGACCAAGGTCCGGGGCGAGACGATCCTCGCCGTCGAGAACCTGGTCAAGCACTTCCCGATCACCCGGGGCGTCGTGTTCCAGAAGCAGGTCGGCGCGGTCAAGGCGGTCGACGGGGTCAGCTTCGAGCTGCGCCGCGGCGAAACGCTCGGCATCGTCGGCGAGTCCGGCTGCGGCAAGTCCACCCTGGCCCGCCTGCTGATGCGCCTGGAGACGCCGACCTCCGGCAAGGCGACCCTGGAGGGCCGGGACCTGTTCAAGGCCTCGGGCGCCGAGCTGCGCCGCCTGCGCCGCAACATGCAGATGGTGCTCCAGGACCCGTACACGTCGCTGAACCCGCGGATGACCGTCGGCGACATCATCGGCGAGCCGTTCGAGATCCACCCGGAGGCGGCCCCGAAGGGCAGCCGGCAGCGACGGGTGCAGGAGCTGCTGGACGTGGTCGGCCTGAACCCCGAGCACATCAACCGGTACCCGCACCAGTTCTCCGGCGGCCAGCGGCAGCGCATCGGCATCGCCCGCGCGCTCGCGCTGCGGCCCGAGGTCATCGTCTGCGACGAGCCGGTGTCCGCCCTGGACGTGTCGATCCAGGCCCAGGTGATCAACCTGCTGGAGCAACTCCAGGACGAGCTCGGGCTCTCGTACATCTTCATCGCCCACGACCTGTCGGTGGTGCGGCACATCTCGGACCGGGTCGCGGTGATGTACCTGGGCCGGATCGTGGAGATCGGCACCGAGGACGAGATCTACGAGCGCGCCACCCACCCGTACACCCAGGCGCTGCTGTCGGCGGTGCCGGTGCCGGATCCGGAGCAGCGCGACAACCGGAACATGATCCGGCTGGTCGGCGACGTGCCGAGCCCGGCGAACCCGCCGAGCGGCTGCCACTTCCGCACCCGCTGCTGGAAGGCCCAGGAGGTCTGCGCCGCCGAGGACCCCGCCGCGGTGCCCCGCGCCGCCGACCCGCACCCGTCGGCCTGCCACTTCGCCGAGCTCCGTACGTAA
- the purN gene encoding phosphoribosylglycinamide formyltransferase, with protein MTEPESVARIVVLVSGSGSNLQALLDAGADPAYGARVVAVGADRDGIAGLDRAAAAGVPTFVERVKAHPSREDWDAALTAHVAEHKPDLVISAGFLKLVGPHFLAAFGDRYLNTHNTLLPAFPGIHGPRDALAYGVKITGATLFFVDAGMDTGPIVAQVAVPVLDDDDVETLTERIKEAERRQLVEQVGRLVREGWTITGRKVTVP; from the coding sequence GTGACCGAGCCCGAGTCCGTCGCCCGCATCGTCGTCCTCGTCTCCGGCTCCGGCAGCAACCTCCAGGCACTGCTCGACGCCGGCGCCGACCCGGCGTACGGAGCCCGGGTGGTCGCGGTCGGCGCCGACCGGGACGGCATCGCGGGGCTGGACCGCGCCGCCGCGGCGGGGGTGCCGACGTTCGTCGAGCGGGTCAAGGCCCACCCGAGCCGCGAGGACTGGGACGCCGCCCTCACCGCGCACGTGGCCGAGCACAAGCCGGACCTGGTCATCTCCGCCGGTTTCCTGAAGCTGGTCGGCCCGCATTTCCTCGCCGCCTTCGGCGACCGCTACCTCAACACGCACAACACGCTGCTGCCGGCGTTCCCCGGCATCCACGGGCCTCGCGACGCGCTCGCCTACGGCGTCAAGATCACCGGGGCCACCCTCTTCTTCGTCGACGCCGGGATGGACACCGGCCCGATTGTCGCGCAGGTCGCCGTGCCGGTGCTCGACGACGACGACGTGGAGACGCTTACCGAGCGCATCAAGGAAGCCGAGCGGCGCCAGCTCGTCGAGCAGGTGGGCCGCCTGGTCCGCGAAGGTTGGACGATCACCGGAAGAAAGGTCACGGTTCCGTGA
- the purH gene encoding bifunctional phosphoribosylaminoimidazolecarboxamide formyltransferase/IMP cyclohydrolase, with the protein MSSSQDERRPIRRALVSVYDKTGLVELARALHDAGVEIVSTGSTASAIAGAGVPVTAVESVTGFPEILDGRVKTLHPKIHGGLLADLRKESHAAQLTEHGIAGIDLLVSNLYPFQATVASGASQDECVEQIDIGGPAMVRAAAKNHASVAVVTDPAAYPVLLAAVRADGFTLAQRKALAARAFAVIADYDVAVAEWCAKELVEDAAWPEFAGLALSRQAVLRYGENPHQAAALYADPSGPAGLAQAEQLHGKEMSYNNYLDADAAWRAANDFADQPAVAIIKHANPCGIAVGADVAEAHRKAHACDPVSAFGGVIAVNRPVSAELARQVAEIFTEVVVAPEFEPGAVEILQGKKNIRLLRAPAYAPLPAEWRQVTGGVLVQMRDRIDAEGDDPATWRLATGEAADEATLRDLAFAWRAVRAVKSNAILLAKDGATVGVGMGQVNRVDSARLAVDRAGAERARGAVCASDAFFPFADGPKILIDAGVRAIVQPGGSIRDEETIAACKEAGVTMYLTGTRHFFH; encoded by the coding sequence GTGAGTTCCAGTCAGGACGAGCGCCGCCCGATCCGGCGGGCGCTGGTCAGCGTCTACGACAAGACCGGCCTGGTCGAGCTGGCCCGGGCGCTGCACGACGCCGGCGTGGAGATCGTCTCGACGGGGAGCACGGCCTCGGCCATCGCCGGTGCGGGCGTGCCGGTGACCGCGGTGGAGTCCGTGACCGGTTTCCCGGAGATCCTCGACGGCCGGGTCAAGACGCTGCACCCGAAGATCCACGGTGGCCTCCTCGCCGACCTGCGCAAGGAGTCGCACGCGGCGCAGCTCACCGAGCACGGCATCGCCGGGATCGACCTGCTGGTCTCCAACCTCTACCCGTTCCAGGCCACCGTCGCCTCCGGGGCCAGCCAGGACGAGTGCGTCGAGCAGATCGACATCGGCGGGCCCGCGATGGTCCGGGCCGCCGCCAAGAACCACGCCTCGGTCGCGGTGGTGACCGACCCAGCCGCGTACCCGGTGCTCCTGGCGGCCGTGCGGGCCGACGGGTTCACACTGGCGCAGCGCAAGGCGCTCGCGGCCCGCGCCTTCGCGGTGATCGCCGACTACGACGTGGCCGTCGCCGAGTGGTGCGCGAAGGAACTCGTCGAGGATGCCGCCTGGCCGGAGTTCGCCGGCCTGGCACTGAGCCGGCAGGCCGTGCTGCGCTACGGCGAGAACCCGCACCAGGCGGCCGCCCTCTACGCCGACCCGTCCGGCCCGGCGGGGCTCGCCCAGGCCGAGCAGCTGCACGGCAAGGAGATGTCCTACAACAACTACCTCGACGCGGACGCGGCGTGGCGGGCCGCGAACGACTTCGCCGACCAGCCGGCGGTGGCGATCATCAAGCACGCGAACCCGTGCGGCATCGCGGTCGGCGCGGACGTGGCCGAGGCGCACCGGAAGGCGCACGCCTGCGACCCGGTCTCGGCGTTCGGCGGCGTGATCGCGGTGAACCGCCCGGTCAGCGCCGAGCTGGCCCGGCAGGTCGCGGAGATCTTCACCGAGGTGGTCGTCGCGCCGGAGTTCGAGCCCGGTGCCGTCGAGATCCTTCAGGGGAAGAAGAACATCCGGCTGCTGCGGGCACCCGCGTACGCCCCGCTGCCGGCCGAGTGGCGGCAGGTCACCGGCGGTGTGCTGGTGCAGATGCGGGACCGGATCGACGCCGAGGGCGACGACCCGGCGACCTGGCGCCTGGCCACCGGCGAGGCGGCCGACGAGGCGACCCTGCGCGACCTCGCCTTCGCCTGGCGGGCGGTGCGGGCGGTGAAGAGCAACGCGATCCTGCTCGCCAAGGACGGCGCGACCGTCGGCGTCGGCATGGGCCAGGTCAACCGGGTCGACTCGGCCCGCCTGGCGGTGGACCGGGCCGGCGCCGAGCGGGCGCGCGGGGCGGTGTGCGCCTCCGACGCGTTCTTCCCGTTCGCCGACGGCCCGAAGATCCTCATCGACGCGGGCGTGCGGGCGATCGTCCAGCCCGGCGGCTCGATCCGGGACGAGGAGACCATCGCGGCCTGCAAGGAGGCCGGCGTGACCATGTACCTGACCGGCACCCGCCACTTCTTCCACTGA